The following coding sequences are from one Salvia hispanica cultivar TCC Black 2014 chromosome 3, UniMelb_Shisp_WGS_1.0, whole genome shotgun sequence window:
- the LOC125211032 gene encoding uncharacterized protein LOC125211032: protein MAATPSSGVSVSENQQTQHSKIQIYAPSNDEVSAFWRDKYEKDAKKYWDIFYKHHQDKFFKDRHYLGKEWGHHFSGEGKKVVLEVGCGAGNTIFPLLATYPHLFVHACDFSPRAVNLVKTHKEFTEAKVNAFVCDLTANDLCAHVTPSSVDIVTMIFVLSAVSPEKMPAVMQNIRKVLKPNGRVLFRDYATGDLAQERFTGKEQKISENFYVRGDGTRAFYFSDEFLENLLKGNGFSMEEHVLCCKQVENRSREIVMNRRWVQAVFRPAETNGICAGDAPAQAGQIQRDCDKREDGIQVTEIDMSEGMAVEMFGVSPSIKESHEVSVHDYTFKINLLSGEFQHTCASTGLMLWESARLMASVLATNQNIVAGKRVLELGSGCGGICPMIAAASADLVVATDGDNKAIDLLKENVASNLKPSPPSLHIKKLEWGNREDIQAIKQLSEEGFDVIIGTDVTYVSQAIVPLFSTARELISTSGRCSGTNKEPPALILCHVFRRVDEPSILSAASQCGFELADRWSDKTPSSSVQGIIGTWFDTSPYRIPSAALNIMLFHLA, encoded by the exons ATGGCAGCCACACCGAGCTCTGGAGTAAGTGTTAGTGAGAATCAACAAACACAGCATtcgaaaattcaaatatatgcGCCTTCCAATGATGAAGTATCGGCTTTCTGGAGAG ATAAGTACGAAAAAGATGCCAAGAAATACTGGGATATCTTTTATAAACACCACCAAGACAAG TTCTTTAAGGATCGTCATTATTTGGGCAAGGAATGGGGACACCACTTTTCT ggagaaggaaaaaaagtgGTTTTGGAG GTTGGTTGTGGAGCTGGAAACACTATCTTTCCTCTGCTTGCTACATATCCACATTTATTTGTACATGCTTGTGATTTTTCACCCCGTGCTGTGAATCTAGTAAAG ACGCACAAGGAGTTCACAGAGGCCAAAGTCAATGCATTTGTTTGTGATCTTACTGCTAATGATCTATGTGCTCATGTTACTCCTTCCTCGGTGGACATTGTGACAATG ATATTCGTTTTGTCTGCAGTTTCCCCGGAAAAGATGCCAGCAGTGATGCAAAATATCAGAAAAGTTCTCAAG CCAAATGGGCGTGTACTATTTCGAGATTATGCTACTGGTGATCTTGCTCAG GAACGGTTCACTGGAAAGGAACAGAAGATTAGTGAGAACTTCTATGTTAGGGGTGATGGCACT AGAGCTTTCTACTTCTCAGACGAGTTCTTAGAAAATCTTTTGAAAGGAAATGGGTTCAGCATGGAAGAACACGTCTTGTGTTGTAAGCAAGTGGAAAATAGATCGAGAGAGATTGTAATGAATCG GCGGTGGGTGCAAGCTGTGTTTCGCCCAGCTGAGACGAACGGTATTTGTGCTGGAGATGCTCCGGCCCAAGCTGGCCAAATACAACGAGATTGTGATAAACGTGAAGATGGTATCCAGGTGACTGAAATTGATATGTCGGAGGGGATGGCTGTGGAAATGTTTGGCGTCTCACCTTCCATTAAAGAG AGTCATGAGGTGTCCGTACACGACTATACGTTCAAGATAAATTTGCTCTCGGGAGAGTTTCAGCACACCTGCGCATCAACCGGCTTGATGCTGTGGGAATCAGCAAGGCTGATGGCATCCGTCCTTGCCACGAATCAGAATATCGTTGCAGGGAAACGGGTTCTCGAGCTCGGATCCGGATGTGGAGGGATCTGTCCCATGATAGCTGCTGCATCGGCTGATCTTGTAGTCGCCACAGATGGGGACAATAAAGCAATTGATCttttgaaagaaaatgtaGCATCAAATCTCAAACCATCACCACCATCTTTGCATATCAAGAAACTCGAGTGGGGGAATCGAGAAGATATACAGGCGATCAAGCAACTGAGCGAGGAGGGTTTCGACGTCATAATCGGGACGGATGTGACGTACGTCTCTCAGGCGATCGTACCGTTATTTTCTACCGCCAGAGAGCTGATTTCAACCAGCGGCAGATGCTCAGGAACTAACAAAGAGCCTCCTGCTCTCATCCTCTGCCATGTTTTCCGTCGAGTCGACGAGCCGTCTATACTCTCGGCAGCATCTCAGTGTGGCTTCGAACTCGCTGATAGGTGGTCTGACAAGACCCCTAGCAGCTCGGTACAAGGCATAATTGGAACGTGGTTCGACACGAGCCCGTACCGTATTCCATCTGCGGCACTTAATATCATGCTCTTTCACCTTGCATAG